In Solanum pennellii chromosome 3, SPENNV200, a single window of DNA contains:
- the LOC107014161 gene encoding protein NRDE2 homolog isoform X1 — translation MEKMETEIAMEEIEEEAPKNSSLFPVFPQAQISSASNPTTSYDAVPEWLRNSSFTTDISVINDAVMTNYGNVQFQENLEEDEGEDVEKKNQKGEGAPYELLHSSGSERGHSSSDDDGRDCKKKKRKKKRKKSHRSSDDRPLYDYALSASRKPDVRTWASSAAANVKDYYFDSRGDRDNLAFGSIYRMDVARYKLHNLRKTSELNNYRRNDKRNFERDIDIDALDDKLRSGGRYWSGTYAAIEHHKNLKRLKILTPLKPMMNIPADFVSLADEVKSDEGIRGDAISGNAVVEESLEDEIYRKTKEFNKMTRERPHDEQIWLAFAQFQDKVASMQPQKGARLQTLEKKISILEKATELNPDSEDLLLSLMSAYQSRDSIDDLISRWEKILIQNSGSCTLWREFLRVVQGDFSRFKVSEMRKMYANAIQALSGAWTKQHRQVSGGANSPSMDPAIVRLELGLVDTFLSLCRFEWQAGYRELATALFQAQIEYSLFCPSLLLSEQSKQRLFEHFWNSNGARVGEDGALGWSKWLEKEEELRQRAMREESSHASEKGGWTGWSEPSSKSKEKNEAIENITETDGALDELEEESEMKDDEQKDDTEALLKMLGIDATAEANYEIKDTRTWTRWSEEEVARDSNEWMPVHAKTGISHSEDPADAEGDEQLLRVIAYEDLSDYLFSIISEEARFSLVSQFIDFYGGRMAQWTCTNSSSWAEKYLSLEAIPDSLFDELRRMHNVLTKEGRNQTETSLEQVLSSSGDISMRTSMMRFIRNATLLCCTIFPQNHILEEAVLIAEELSNTVMNTSSCSVTPCRTLAKSLLKSNRQDVLLCGVYARREAVFGNIDHARKIFDMALSSIDGLPQQGVQTNASLLHLWYAEVEVSNGIHGGSGSSESSLRAMHILSCLGSGTKYSLYRCKPSSLQQLKARQGFKEQVNMLRSSWTRGLIDDNSVALICSAALFEEITIGWTEGVQILEQAFTMVLPERRQHSHHLEYLFNFYMRMLCRYHQEMKVSKLWEYIVTGLDIYPCSPNLYNALVEIGHLYASPNKIRWIFDEKFQKKPSLVAWLFALSFDMSRGGTEHRIRRLFERALENEKLRNSVLVWRSYIAYESDIACNPSAARRAFFRAIHACPWSKRLWLDGFIKLSSFLTAKELSDLQEVMRDKELNLRTDIYEILLQDDVES, via the exons ATGGAGAAGATGGAAACAGAAATCGCCAtggaagaaattgaagaagaagcaCCGAAAAATTCATCGTTGTTTCCCGTTTTCCCTCAAGCGCAGATATCTTCAGCGTCCAATCCCACCACTTCATACGACGCCGTTCCTGAATGGCTTCGCAATTCCAGCTTCACCACCGACATCTCCGTGATAAACGACGCCGTTATGACGAACTACGGGAATGTCCAGTTTCAAGAGAATCTAGAGGAAGACGAAGGAGAAGATGTAGAGAAGAAAAATCAGAAAGGAGAGGGTGCACCGTATGAATTGCTGCACTCGTCCGGGTCGGAGCGGGGACACTCGTCTTCTGATGATGATGGAAGAGACTGCAAGAAGAAGAAGCGGAAAAAGAAGCGCAAGAAGAGTCATCGATCGAGTGATGACCGTCCACTCTATGACTATGCACTTTCTGCTTCCAGAAAACCTGACGTTCGAACTTGGGCTTCTTCAGCTGCTGCTAATGTTAAAGACTATTACTTTGACTCTCGTGGCGATCGAGACAATTTAGCTTTTGGTAGTATCTACAG AATGGATGTTGCTCGTTACAAGCTTCATAATTTGAGGAAAACCTCTGAGCTCAATAACTATAGGCGGAATGATAAGAGAAATTTTGAAAGGGATATTGATATTGATGCGTTGGACGATAAACTAAGGTCTGGAGGTCGCTATTGGTCTGGGACATATGCTGCAATTGAGCACCATAAGAACCTGAAGCGTCTAAAAATTTTGACTCCTCTCAAGCCAATGATGAATATTCCAGCTGATTTTGTCTCATTGGCAGATGAAGTTAAGTCAGATGAAGGAATCAGAGGAGATGCTATTTCAGGAAATGCTGTGGTCGAGGAATCTCTGGAGGATGAGATCTATCGCAAAACAAAGGAATTCAACAAGATGACAAGAGAACGGCCACATGATGAACAAATTTGGTTGGCTTTTGCACAGTTTCAAGATAAGGTAGCAAGTATGCAGCCACAGAAAGGTGCCCGTTTGCAAACACTTGAAAAGAAGATTAGTATTCTGGAGAAGGCTACAGAACTGAACCCTGACAGCGAGGACCTGCTTCTCTCTCTTATGAGTGCTTATCAGAGCAGAGATAGCATTGATGACCTGATTAGCCGATGGGAGAAGATACTTATCCAAAATTCAGGTAGTTGCACATTGTGGAGAGAATTTTTGCGGGTTGTTCAGGGTGACTTCTCAAGATTTAAGGTTTCTGAAATGAGAAAAATGTATGCAAATGCAATTCAAGCTTTATCTGGTGCATGGACTAAGCAGCATAGGCAg GTTTCTGGAGGTGCTAATTCGCCTTCTATGGATCCTGCTATTGTAAGACTTGAACTTGGTCTGGTTGATACATTTCTCAGTCTCTGTCGGTTTGAGTGGCAGGCTGGGTACAGAGAGTTGGCTACTGCCTTGTTTCAGGCACAGATTGAATACAGCTTGTTCTGCCCTTCTTTACTTCTTAGTGAGCAAAGTAAGCAAAGATTATTTGAGCATTTCTGGAACAGTAATGGTGCCAGGGTTGGGGAAGATGGTGCTCTCGGCTGGTCAAAGTGGCTAGAGAAAGAGGAAGAGCTGAGGCAAAGGGCTATGAGGGAGGAGTCTTCACATGCTTCTGAAAAGGGTGGCTGGACTGGTTGGTCAGAACCGTCAtctaaaagtaaagaaaagaatgaagcTATAGAAAATATAACAGAGACTGATGGTGCTCTTGACGAGTTAGAAGAGGAATCTGAAATGAAAGATGATGAGCAGAAAGATGATACTGAAGCTTTGCTTAAAATGCTTGGAATTGATGCTACTGCTGAAGCTAATTATGAGATTAAAGACACAAGAACTTGGACTAGGTGGTCTGAAGAAGAGGTAGCAAGAGATTCTAACGAGTGGATGCCAGTCCATGCTAAAA CTGGGATTTCTCATAGCGAGGATCCTGCTGATGCAGAGGGTGATGAGCAGCTTTTGAGAGTAATAGCATATGAAGATTTGAGTGACTACCTGTTCTCGATAATTTCTGAAGAAGCACGTTTTTCCCTGGTATCCCAGTTCATTGATTTTTATGGTGGGAGGATGGCTCAATG GACTTGTACGAACAGTTCAAGTTGGGCTGAAAAGTACCTTAGTTTGGAGGCAATTCCAGATTCTCTCTTTGATGAACTAAGAAGAATGCACAATGTTTTAACCAAGGAAGGAAGGAACCAAACTGAAACAAGTTTGGAACAAGTTCTTAGCAGCTCTGGTGATATCTCTATGAGGACTAGCATGATGAGATTTATTCGAAATGCTACATTGCTTTGCTGCACTATATTTCCCcaaaatcatattttggaaGAAGCTGTTCTTATTGCGGAGGAGCTATCAAATACAGTGATGAATACTTCTAGCTGTTCAGTAACACCATGTCGAACTTTAGCAAAAAGCCTTTTGAAGAGTAACCGTCAG GATGTATTGCTTTGTGGAGTTTATGCACGACGGGAAGCAGTTTTTGGAAATATTGACCATGCTAGAAAGATTTTCGACATGGCATTGTCTTCTATTGATGGACTTCCACAG CAGGGTGTTCAGACAAATGCATCTCTCTTACATCTCTGGTACGCTGAAGTGGAGGTCTCAAACGGTATTCATGGTGGTTCCGGATCGTCTGAATCGTCTTTACGTGCTATGCATATTTTATCTTGCTTGGGTAGTGGTACAAAATACAGTCTGTATAGATGTAAACCTTCAAGCCTGCAACAGCTGAAAGCACGCCAAGGATTCAAAGAACAAGTGAATATGCTACGTTCATCATGGACGCGCggtttaattgatgataattcAGTTGCTCTCATATGTTCAGCTGCTTTATTTGAAGAAATAACAATTGGATGGACTGAAGGTGTTCAGATTTTAGAGCAAGCATTCACAATGGTGCTTCCTG AAAGGAGGCAGCACAGTCATCATTTGGAGtatttgttcaacttttatATGAGGATGCTTTGCAGATATCATCAAGAAATGAAGGTGTCAAAATTATGGGAATATATAGTGACAGGACTGGATATATATCCATGCAGTCCAAATCTTTATAATGCGTTAGTCGAAATTGGCCATCTCTATGCGTCACCTAATAAGATACGGTGGATCTTTGATGAGAAATTCCAAAA GAAACCTTCGCTTGTTGCTTGGCTCTTTGCATTATCATTTGACATGAGCAGAGGTGGTACAGAGCATAGAATACGCAGACTTTTTGAGAGGGCATTGGAGAATGAGAAGCTACGCAACTCAGTTTTAGTCTGGCGCTCGTATATTGCTTATGAAAGTGACATAGCATGCAACCCTTCTGCAGCTAGAAGAGCTTTCTTTCGAGCCATACATGCTTGCCCGTG GTCAAAACGGCTCTGGCTTGATGGCTTCATCAAGTTAAGTTCTTTTCTTACAGCAAAAGAGTTGTCGGATCTCCAGGAAGTAATGCGGGATAAAGAACTCAATTTGAGGACAGATATTTATGAAATACTACTGCAAGATGATGTTGAATCTTAA
- the LOC107014161 gene encoding protein NRDE2 homolog isoform X2 — MEKMETEIAMEEIEEEAPKNSSLFPVFPQAQISSASNPTTSYDAVPEWLRNSSFTTDISVINDAVMTNYGNVQFQENLEEDEGEDVEKKNQKGEGAPYELLHSSGSERGHSSSDDDGRDCKKKKRKKKRKKSHRSSDDRPLYDYALSASRKPDVRTWASSAAANVKDYYFDSRGDRDNLAFGSIYRMDVARYKLHNLRKTSELNNYRRNDKRNFERDIDIDALDDKLRSGGRYWSGTYAAIEHHKNLKRLKILTPLKPMMNIPADFVSLADEVKSDEGIRGDAISGNAVVEESLEDEIYRKTKEFNKMTRERPHDEQIWLAFAQFQDKVASMQPQKGARLQTLEKKISILEKATELNPDSEDLLLSLMSAYQSRDSIDDLISRWEKILIQNSGSCTLWREFLRVVQGDFSRFKVSEMRKMYANAIQALSGAWTKQHRQVSGGANSPSMDPAIVRLELGLVDTFLSLCRFEWQAGYRELATALFQAQIEYSLFCPSLLLSEQSKQRLFEHFWNSNGARVGEDGALGWSKWLEKEEELRQRAMREESSHASEKGGWTGWSEPSSKSKEKNEAIENITETDGALDELEEESEMKDDEQKDDTEALLKMLGIDATAEANYEIKDTRTWTRWSEEEVARDSNEWMPVHAKTGISHSEDPADAEGDEQLLRVIAYEDLSDYLFSIISEEARFSLVSQFIDFYGGRMAQWTCTNSSSWAEKYLSLEAIPDSLFDELRRMHNVLTKEGRNQTETSLEQVLSSSGDISMRTSMMRFIRNATLLCCTIFPQNHILEEAVLIAEELSNTVMNTSSCSVTPCRTLAKSLLKSNRQDVLLCGVYARREAVFGNIDHARKIFDMALSSIDGLPQGVQTNASLLHLWYAEVEVSNGIHGGSGSSESSLRAMHILSCLGSGTKYSLYRCKPSSLQQLKARQGFKEQVNMLRSSWTRGLIDDNSVALICSAALFEEITIGWTEGVQILEQAFTMVLPERRQHSHHLEYLFNFYMRMLCRYHQEMKVSKLWEYIVTGLDIYPCSPNLYNALVEIGHLYASPNKIRWIFDEKFQKKPSLVAWLFALSFDMSRGGTEHRIRRLFERALENEKLRNSVLVWRSYIAYESDIACNPSAARRAFFRAIHACPWSKRLWLDGFIKLSSFLTAKELSDLQEVMRDKELNLRTDIYEILLQDDVES; from the exons ATGGAGAAGATGGAAACAGAAATCGCCAtggaagaaattgaagaagaagcaCCGAAAAATTCATCGTTGTTTCCCGTTTTCCCTCAAGCGCAGATATCTTCAGCGTCCAATCCCACCACTTCATACGACGCCGTTCCTGAATGGCTTCGCAATTCCAGCTTCACCACCGACATCTCCGTGATAAACGACGCCGTTATGACGAACTACGGGAATGTCCAGTTTCAAGAGAATCTAGAGGAAGACGAAGGAGAAGATGTAGAGAAGAAAAATCAGAAAGGAGAGGGTGCACCGTATGAATTGCTGCACTCGTCCGGGTCGGAGCGGGGACACTCGTCTTCTGATGATGATGGAAGAGACTGCAAGAAGAAGAAGCGGAAAAAGAAGCGCAAGAAGAGTCATCGATCGAGTGATGACCGTCCACTCTATGACTATGCACTTTCTGCTTCCAGAAAACCTGACGTTCGAACTTGGGCTTCTTCAGCTGCTGCTAATGTTAAAGACTATTACTTTGACTCTCGTGGCGATCGAGACAATTTAGCTTTTGGTAGTATCTACAG AATGGATGTTGCTCGTTACAAGCTTCATAATTTGAGGAAAACCTCTGAGCTCAATAACTATAGGCGGAATGATAAGAGAAATTTTGAAAGGGATATTGATATTGATGCGTTGGACGATAAACTAAGGTCTGGAGGTCGCTATTGGTCTGGGACATATGCTGCAATTGAGCACCATAAGAACCTGAAGCGTCTAAAAATTTTGACTCCTCTCAAGCCAATGATGAATATTCCAGCTGATTTTGTCTCATTGGCAGATGAAGTTAAGTCAGATGAAGGAATCAGAGGAGATGCTATTTCAGGAAATGCTGTGGTCGAGGAATCTCTGGAGGATGAGATCTATCGCAAAACAAAGGAATTCAACAAGATGACAAGAGAACGGCCACATGATGAACAAATTTGGTTGGCTTTTGCACAGTTTCAAGATAAGGTAGCAAGTATGCAGCCACAGAAAGGTGCCCGTTTGCAAACACTTGAAAAGAAGATTAGTATTCTGGAGAAGGCTACAGAACTGAACCCTGACAGCGAGGACCTGCTTCTCTCTCTTATGAGTGCTTATCAGAGCAGAGATAGCATTGATGACCTGATTAGCCGATGGGAGAAGATACTTATCCAAAATTCAGGTAGTTGCACATTGTGGAGAGAATTTTTGCGGGTTGTTCAGGGTGACTTCTCAAGATTTAAGGTTTCTGAAATGAGAAAAATGTATGCAAATGCAATTCAAGCTTTATCTGGTGCATGGACTAAGCAGCATAGGCAg GTTTCTGGAGGTGCTAATTCGCCTTCTATGGATCCTGCTATTGTAAGACTTGAACTTGGTCTGGTTGATACATTTCTCAGTCTCTGTCGGTTTGAGTGGCAGGCTGGGTACAGAGAGTTGGCTACTGCCTTGTTTCAGGCACAGATTGAATACAGCTTGTTCTGCCCTTCTTTACTTCTTAGTGAGCAAAGTAAGCAAAGATTATTTGAGCATTTCTGGAACAGTAATGGTGCCAGGGTTGGGGAAGATGGTGCTCTCGGCTGGTCAAAGTGGCTAGAGAAAGAGGAAGAGCTGAGGCAAAGGGCTATGAGGGAGGAGTCTTCACATGCTTCTGAAAAGGGTGGCTGGACTGGTTGGTCAGAACCGTCAtctaaaagtaaagaaaagaatgaagcTATAGAAAATATAACAGAGACTGATGGTGCTCTTGACGAGTTAGAAGAGGAATCTGAAATGAAAGATGATGAGCAGAAAGATGATACTGAAGCTTTGCTTAAAATGCTTGGAATTGATGCTACTGCTGAAGCTAATTATGAGATTAAAGACACAAGAACTTGGACTAGGTGGTCTGAAGAAGAGGTAGCAAGAGATTCTAACGAGTGGATGCCAGTCCATGCTAAAA CTGGGATTTCTCATAGCGAGGATCCTGCTGATGCAGAGGGTGATGAGCAGCTTTTGAGAGTAATAGCATATGAAGATTTGAGTGACTACCTGTTCTCGATAATTTCTGAAGAAGCACGTTTTTCCCTGGTATCCCAGTTCATTGATTTTTATGGTGGGAGGATGGCTCAATG GACTTGTACGAACAGTTCAAGTTGGGCTGAAAAGTACCTTAGTTTGGAGGCAATTCCAGATTCTCTCTTTGATGAACTAAGAAGAATGCACAATGTTTTAACCAAGGAAGGAAGGAACCAAACTGAAACAAGTTTGGAACAAGTTCTTAGCAGCTCTGGTGATATCTCTATGAGGACTAGCATGATGAGATTTATTCGAAATGCTACATTGCTTTGCTGCACTATATTTCCCcaaaatcatattttggaaGAAGCTGTTCTTATTGCGGAGGAGCTATCAAATACAGTGATGAATACTTCTAGCTGTTCAGTAACACCATGTCGAACTTTAGCAAAAAGCCTTTTGAAGAGTAACCGTCAG GATGTATTGCTTTGTGGAGTTTATGCACGACGGGAAGCAGTTTTTGGAAATATTGACCATGCTAGAAAGATTTTCGACATGGCATTGTCTTCTATTGATGGACTTCCACAG GGTGTTCAGACAAATGCATCTCTCTTACATCTCTGGTACGCTGAAGTGGAGGTCTCAAACGGTATTCATGGTGGTTCCGGATCGTCTGAATCGTCTTTACGTGCTATGCATATTTTATCTTGCTTGGGTAGTGGTACAAAATACAGTCTGTATAGATGTAAACCTTCAAGCCTGCAACAGCTGAAAGCACGCCAAGGATTCAAAGAACAAGTGAATATGCTACGTTCATCATGGACGCGCggtttaattgatgataattcAGTTGCTCTCATATGTTCAGCTGCTTTATTTGAAGAAATAACAATTGGATGGACTGAAGGTGTTCAGATTTTAGAGCAAGCATTCACAATGGTGCTTCCTG AAAGGAGGCAGCACAGTCATCATTTGGAGtatttgttcaacttttatATGAGGATGCTTTGCAGATATCATCAAGAAATGAAGGTGTCAAAATTATGGGAATATATAGTGACAGGACTGGATATATATCCATGCAGTCCAAATCTTTATAATGCGTTAGTCGAAATTGGCCATCTCTATGCGTCACCTAATAAGATACGGTGGATCTTTGATGAGAAATTCCAAAA GAAACCTTCGCTTGTTGCTTGGCTCTTTGCATTATCATTTGACATGAGCAGAGGTGGTACAGAGCATAGAATACGCAGACTTTTTGAGAGGGCATTGGAGAATGAGAAGCTACGCAACTCAGTTTTAGTCTGGCGCTCGTATATTGCTTATGAAAGTGACATAGCATGCAACCCTTCTGCAGCTAGAAGAGCTTTCTTTCGAGCCATACATGCTTGCCCGTG GTCAAAACGGCTCTGGCTTGATGGCTTCATCAAGTTAAGTTCTTTTCTTACAGCAAAAGAGTTGTCGGATCTCCAGGAAGTAATGCGGGATAAAGAACTCAATTTGAGGACAGATATTTATGAAATACTACTGCAAGATGATGTTGAATCTTAA
- the LOC107014162 gene encoding tubulin-folding cofactor B isoform X2: protein MSVEAVKDKLWKKCGTSVNSMSLELYDETGAKISVLSDNTRPLGFYSPLDGYRLHVIDLDPASVTSGGWLEDTSLVEKYTISEEAYEKLGGTFRKFKETLPLKQPPGQESKISDNKYREDLCANIKIGDRCEVEPGERRGTVKFVGQAETLAPGFWVGVQFDEPVGKHDGMVKGKRYFDCPSLHGAMVRPDKVKIGDYPEKDPFEDEEI from the exons ATGTCAGTGGAAGCCGTGAAAGATAAGCTTTGGAAAAAGTGTGGTACTTCAGTCAATTCGATGTCCTTAGAGCTATATGATGAAACTGGTGCTAAAATCTCAGTCCTAAGTGATAATACAAGACCACTTGGTTTTTATTCCCCACTGGATGG TTATCGTCTGCATGTCATTGATCTTGATCCAGCGTCAGTGACCTCTGGAGGTTGGCTCGAGGACACATCACTTGTTGAGAAGTATACTATCTCTGAAGAGGCTTATGAGAAACTTGGAG GTACTTTCAGAAAATTCAAGGAAACATTGCCGCTTAAGCAACCGCCTGGTCAAGAATCTAAA ATATCTGACAACAAATACAGGGAAGATCTTTGCGCAAATATTAAG ATAGGGGACAGATGTGAAGTTGAACCTGGAGAGAGAAGAGGCACGGTCAAATTTGTTGGTCAGGCAGAAACACTTGCACCTGGGTTTTGGGTTGGAGTTCAGTTTGATGAACCAGTAGGAAAACATGATGGCAT GGTTAAAGGGAAACGTTACTTTGACTGTCCTTCCCTTCATGGTGCAATGGTTCGACCAGACAAAGTAAAG ATTGGAGACTATCCAGAAAAAGATCCTTTTGAGGATGAGGAAATTTAA
- the LOC107014162 gene encoding tubulin-folding cofactor B isoform X1, whose amino-acid sequence MASQLQIQGDESVLLRVTHSNMKSFSPEIRFSLQMSVEAVKDKLWKKCGTSVNSMSLELYDETGAKISVLSDNTRPLGFYSPLDGYRLHVIDLDPASVTSGGWLEDTSLVEKYTISEEAYEKLGGTFRKFKETLPLKQPPGQESKISDNKYREDLCANIKIGDRCEVEPGERRGTVKFVGQAETLAPGFWVGVQFDEPVGKHDGMVKGKRYFDCPSLHGAMVRPDKVKIGDYPEKDPFEDEEI is encoded by the exons ATGGCTTCTCAGTTACAGATTCAAGGCGATGAATCCGTACTTTTACGGGTTACTCACTCCAATATGAAGAGCTTTTCTCCAGAAATCCGTTTTTCTCTTCAG ATGTCAGTGGAAGCCGTGAAAGATAAGCTTTGGAAAAAGTGTGGTACTTCAGTCAATTCGATGTCCTTAGAGCTATATGATGAAACTGGTGCTAAAATCTCAGTCCTAAGTGATAATACAAGACCACTTGGTTTTTATTCCCCACTGGATGG TTATCGTCTGCATGTCATTGATCTTGATCCAGCGTCAGTGACCTCTGGAGGTTGGCTCGAGGACACATCACTTGTTGAGAAGTATACTATCTCTGAAGAGGCTTATGAGAAACTTGGAG GTACTTTCAGAAAATTCAAGGAAACATTGCCGCTTAAGCAACCGCCTGGTCAAGAATCTAAA ATATCTGACAACAAATACAGGGAAGATCTTTGCGCAAATATTAAG ATAGGGGACAGATGTGAAGTTGAACCTGGAGAGAGAAGAGGCACGGTCAAATTTGTTGGTCAGGCAGAAACACTTGCACCTGGGTTTTGGGTTGGAGTTCAGTTTGATGAACCAGTAGGAAAACATGATGGCAT GGTTAAAGGGAAACGTTACTTTGACTGTCCTTCCCTTCATGGTGCAATGGTTCGACCAGACAAAGTAAAG ATTGGAGACTATCCAGAAAAAGATCCTTTTGAGGATGAGGAAATTTAA